From the Deinococcus misasensis DSM 22328 genome, one window contains:
- a CDS encoding ABC transporter ATP-binding protein — protein sequence MSAQGLSLQGIHKSYAGVEALGDIHIDIQAGEFFTLLGPSGCGKTTLLRIIAGFEVPDRGKVVLHGNDISGRSAMQRPVNTVFQSYALFPHLNVYENVAFGLRSKKVSGPEVDRRVKNALEMLRLSEFSKRFSHQMSGGQQQRVALARALVNEPEVLLLDEPLSALDAKLRTEVQVELRRLQHQLGTTFILVTHDQDEAMSVSDRIAVMRKGAIEQVGVPREVYATPRSRFVAEFLGLANLIQARIEDRTATTSFGRLHLSNAPSWQEGLLVIRPESVQLCEDPPLVNTFPSKVRDVVYRGSYLEVWLDREDLRVRTPPHQHLTVGQDIYVHFPREALVPLEASS from the coding sequence ATGAGCGCACAGGGACTCAGCTTACAGGGGATCCACAAAAGTTATGCCGGGGTCGAAGCCCTCGGAGACATTCACATCGACATTCAGGCCGGAGAGTTTTTCACTTTGCTGGGGCCTTCCGGGTGTGGCAAGACCACGCTTCTGAGGATCATTGCCGGGTTTGAGGTCCCAGACCGGGGCAAAGTGGTCTTGCACGGCAATGACATCTCGGGAAGAAGTGCCATGCAAAGGCCGGTCAACACGGTGTTCCAGTCGTATGCGCTTTTTCCGCATTTGAATGTCTACGAAAATGTGGCCTTCGGACTGCGCAGCAAAAAAGTGTCTGGCCCAGAGGTGGACCGCCGGGTCAAGAACGCTCTGGAAATGCTGCGCCTTTCGGAATTCAGCAAACGCTTCTCGCACCAGATGTCTGGTGGGCAGCAGCAACGGGTGGCCCTTGCCAGAGCACTGGTCAACGAGCCTGAAGTGCTGCTGCTGGACGAGCCTTTAAGCGCTCTGGATGCCAAACTCCGCACCGAAGTGCAGGTGGAATTGCGCCGTTTGCAACACCAGCTCGGGACCACCTTCATTCTGGTGACCCACGATCAGGACGAGGCCATGAGCGTGTCAGACCGCATTGCAGTGATGCGCAAAGGGGCCATCGAGCAGGTGGGGGTGCCCAGAGAAGTCTACGCCACCCCCAGAAGCCGTTTTGTCGCGGAATTTCTGGGCCTCGCCAACCTGATTCAGGCCAGAATCGAGGACCGCACTGCCACCACCTCATTTGGTCGTTTGCACCTCTCCAACGCCCCTTCTTGGCAGGAGGGCCTCTTGGTGATCCGCCCCGAAAGCGTGCAGCTTTGCGAAGATCCCCCTCTGGTCAACACTTTTCCCTCCAAAGTGCGGGATGTGGTGTACCGGGGGTCTTACCTTGAGGTGTGGCTGGACCGTGAAGACCTGCGGGTGCGCACCCCTCCACACCAGCACCTGACCGTGGGGCAGGACATTTACGTGCATTTCCCCAGAGAGGCACTGGTCCCTCTGGAGGCCTCCTCATGA
- a CDS encoding ABC transporter permease: MKNVLVWYGELTSAGSLRRRGLVFLLPALLWLLGFLILPGLLLIAVSFAERGTYGDVVWNLSIENYKRAMGFGLFGWSPDYLLILWRSVVVAGVTSLVSVMLAYPLAFFIATRPERTRYLWLTLVIIPFWTNLVIRTYAWFLLLAPESPFVRLMASLGLVQPGDALYPSAFAVYLGMVSAFLPFVVLPLYSSVERLNWRLVEAAQDLYANPIRVFMQAILPQTLPGLTVGVILTFIPAMGMFVVPDLLGGAKYLLVGNLIQQQFGASRDWPFAAAIALGLMVMTLFALRIYRTRAKDVDLV; this comes from the coding sequence ATGAAAAACGTGCTGGTCTGGTACGGCGAACTGACCTCTGCCGGAAGCCTGCGGCGCAGAGGACTGGTTTTTCTGCTTCCGGCCCTGCTCTGGTTGCTGGGTTTCCTGATCTTGCCGGGCCTCCTCCTGATTGCAGTCAGTTTTGCGGAACGGGGAACCTACGGCGATGTGGTCTGGAACCTGAGCATCGAAAACTACAAACGGGCCATGGGCTTCGGGCTGTTTGGCTGGAGCCCGGATTACCTGCTGATCCTGTGGCGTTCGGTGGTGGTGGCCGGGGTGACCAGTCTGGTGTCGGTGATGCTGGCTTACCCTCTGGCCTTTTTCATTGCCACCCGACCAGAGCGCACCCGTTACCTGTGGCTCACCCTCGTGATCATTCCCTTCTGGACCAATCTGGTGATCCGCACCTACGCATGGTTTCTCTTGTTGGCCCCCGAGTCGCCTTTCGTGCGCCTGATGGCCTCTCTGGGACTGGTGCAACCCGGTGACGCCCTTTACCCGAGCGCCTTTGCGGTGTACCTCGGGATGGTGTCGGCCTTTTTGCCGTTTGTGGTGCTGCCCCTCTACAGCAGTGTAGAGCGCCTCAACTGGCGTCTGGTGGAAGCCGCTCAGGACCTGTACGCCAACCCCATCCGGGTGTTCATGCAGGCGATTTTGCCCCAGACCCTGCCCGGTCTGACCGTGGGGGTCATCCTGACGTTTATTCCTGCGATGGGGATGTTTGTGGTGCCGGACCTGCTGGGCGGGGCCAAATACCTGCTGGTGGGCAACCTGATTCAGCAACAGTTCGGGGCCAGTCGGGATTGGCCTTTTGCAGCTGCCATTGCACTGGGCCTGATGGTCATGACCCTGTTTGCTTTAAGGATTTACCGCACCAGAGCCAAGGACGTGGACCTCGTATGA